The Cetobacterium sp. ZOR0034 DNA segment TCCAAGTGTTAATCCAGAACCTAACTTTGCAACGATTCCTGATATCGCAATCAATGTAGCATTTCCCGGAGCTATTACTCCAGAGAAGAATAACATCAGGAAACCAACAACTGGAAGAGCACACGCTAGGAAAAATACTTTCTTTCTTCCAATTTTACTAGAAAGAATCGGGAACATCAATAACGATCCAATCTCTGCAAGTCCAGAGAATCCTGTGAACACCGAGAATAGTTTTTCTATTCCAACAACATATTTAAAGTAATAGATTGCAACTCCACCAGATATTTGAGCCATTAAGTTGAACATTAAAACTGTTCCTATTAAAGCTACAAGTTGATCATTTTTTAATATTAGCTTGAAAGCTTCTTTAAGGTTTATCTTTTCACTCGCTTTTTTACTAACAACCTGCTCTTTTACATTCATAACAGTTAAAATCGAAGTAAAAATAAATATCACTGCAATTCCTAATGAAAGCAATGAGAATCCTCTAGCTTCGTTTCCTTTTCCTAAATACGCTATAAGTGGTAATCCGAAACTTCCCAATGATAACCAAGCTAAACTTGCAAATATTCTTGGAACAACCGCAATTTGCTCTCTCTCCTTTTTATCACTTGAAAGAGATGGTATCATTGACCAGAAAGGTATATCCATAATTGTATAAGTCATTCCCCAAAGTATATACATTATTGAGATATAGATATATAAACTTTTACCTGTAAAAGCCTCTGGCTTTGTAAACATTCCAACAACAGTTACAGCATTTAAAATTGTTCCTATTAAAATCCAAGGTCTGAATTTCCCCCATTTACTTCTTGTGTTATCCACAAGCATTCCCATAGCAGGATCATTTATAGCATCCCACATTCTAGCAACTAAAAACAACGTTCCAACAAATGCTGGAGCTAATCCTAAAACATCTGTAAAGTAATACATTAAGAATATATAAACTATTGCACAAGCATAATCTTTTCCAAGAGCACCTAAACCGTATGATAACTTCATTTTTAAACTAACCATTGTTACTCCTCCCGTGAATATCTTTAAATTATCTTTAAATCACTATTTAACTTCTTTCAACTTAAAAACTTTACTTTTGAAATCTTGTGTTTCTGAATCTTTTGAAAAATATCTATCTAGTTGTGGAAATACAATTCCAACGTTCATAAGCTCATCCCCATAAGCTTCAAACTCACCATTTACAGAGTATTTTTTATCTGGATTTAATCCTTTTAATATCACTTTTGCATTGTACCCTGGATTTGGTGATGCTAAGATTGTAAAGTGCCCTACTAAAGCCTCTTCTCTCTCCTTATCAACAACCATCCAAGCCGCACTATTTCCTTCAAACGGACTTTCTAATCTATAGAAATCTCCGAACTGTATTAATCTCCTATTTTCTTTGTAAAATTCCAGATGTTTTTTTACACTCTCTTCAGTGCTCTCATCAAACTTTAAAAGATCCAACTCATATCCGAAATTTCCAAAAGCTGCAACATGATTTCTGCACTCTAAACTAGTTTTTCTAGCTGTTTGATGATTTGGTATATCCGAAACATGAGCTCCCATACTTATAAGCGGATAAGCTAGCGATGTTCCATGCTGAATGTTTAATCTTACAATTGCGTCTGTATCATCACTTGTCCAAACTTGTGGCATATAGTGTAGCATCCCTGCATCAAATCTTCCCCCTCCTGATGCACAAGACTCAAATAGTATATGTGGGAA contains these protein-coding regions:
- the melB gene encoding melibiose:sodium transporter MelB, whose product is MVSLKMKLSYGLGALGKDYACAIVYIFLMYYFTDVLGLAPAFVGTLFLVARMWDAINDPAMGMLVDNTRSKWGKFRPWILIGTILNAVTVVGMFTKPEAFTGKSLYIYISIMYILWGMTYTIMDIPFWSMIPSLSSDKKEREQIAVVPRIFASLAWLSLGSFGLPLIAYLGKGNEARGFSLLSLGIAVIFIFTSILTVMNVKEQVVSKKASEKINLKEAFKLILKNDQLVALIGTVLMFNLMAQISGGVAIYYFKYVVGIEKLFSVFTGFSGLAEIGSLLMFPILSSKIGRKKVFFLACALPVVGFLMLFFSGVIAPGNATLIAISGIVAKLGSGLTLGISTVMLADVVDYGEFKFGSRNESVIFSVQTLLVKSASAVSGWLIGMGLSMVGYVPNVAQTASAVLGIKYLMIVFPILLSICGYVIYRKYYKLNGDYYDEIVETIRVKREIEA